ATGGGTACAGagtgagggatcctgagagggtTCCTCTTGAGTACGCAGAGAGAAATGGGAATAATGTGGGTTTCTTAGAATTCATTGCCGTTGTTGTCAACTGTACTGCAGAAATGGGACTGTAAGTCACAGAAAAtggaggttgtggtggcagctgcaaaGAAGTACTTGTTATTGTTAGGTTTTTACTGCAAAATAGTTGCAAGGGGGGGATTGAGTGGTAAAGTTCTGTCCTCCCAGACCATTGGCCTGGAGTAGGATTAGAAAGGATTAAATCGTGGAATGGGTTGTTTTTGGGCTAGTAGTTGGCAGGGAAATGATCCTTTCCCCCAATTTTGTATTACCGGAATTGAATGTAGGTAGGCCATGGCTGacctcacactccagtacagtaggtggcagtgTGTGCACCTAAAAGTTGGATGTGAGCCACCAACCCAATCCTGAAGAAGGCAATAACACAACATGGAATCCATGTTTGGTTTTGATTTGACGGTGGGGTGTTGGTATCTAACAATTGGATTGAATTATTTCCTGGGCACAGCTCGTCGACGCATTCCCTACCGTCCACTGACCACAGATATACCCTCCGACATGGGAAAAGCGTCGCCAAACAGGCAAGGGTAGATGAGTTAAACATTGGTTTAGTGTTTTGCTGCTAGACCGAGATACAAACTCGATCCAGAACATGGACTAATACTTCACCTAGCTCTTGGTTCTCAGTTGAAGCTCTTCTAACTGCACTGCCAATGTGTGTTTTtaatttttcctttatttaaccaggcaagtcggttaagaacatattcttattttcaatgacggcctgggaacagtgggttaactgcctgttcaggggcagaacgacagatttgtaccttgtcagctcgggggtttgaactcgcaacctttaaCAACTGAGACGAACTGAACACGTTTCACATACGTGattaacataaatggaataatgtgtccctgaacaaagggggcgGGGGgggcaaaatcaaaagtaacagtcagtatctggccaccagctgcatgaaGTACTGctgtgcatctcctcatggactgcaccagctTTTCCAgtacttgctgtgagatgttaccccactcttccaccaaggcacctgcaagttcctggacatttctggggggaatggccctagccctcaccatctgatccaacaggtcccagatgtgctaaaTGGGATTGatatccgggctcttcactggccatggcataacactgacattcctgtcttgcaggaagtcACGCACAGAttgagcagtatggctggagggtcttgtcaggatgagcctgcaggaagggtaccacatgagggaggatatcttccctgtaacgcacagcgttgagattgcctgcaatgacaacaagctcagtccgatgatgctgttacacaccgtcccagaccgtgacggaccctccacctccaaattgatcccctTCCAGAGTACAGACCTCTGTGTAAGGCTCATTACTTTgacaataaacgcgaatccgaccattacccctggtgagacaaaaccgcaaatCGTCggagaagagcactttttgccagtcctgtatGGTCTAGCAactgtgggtttgtgcccataggcgacgttgttgccggtggtgtctgttgaggacctgccttacaacaggcctacaagccctcagtccagcctctctcagccgaTTGCGgaaagtctgagcactgatggcgggattgtgcgttcctggtgtaacttcggaagttgttgttgccatcctgtacctgtcctgcaggtgcgATGTGCGGATgtatcgatcctgtgcaggtgttaaacgtggtctgccactgtgaggacgatcctgtagtgctgtcttaggcgtctcacagtatggccattgcaatttatttgtcagacagggtcctgaaaaagggacgtttatttttttggttGAGTCTTGTATATCTCTCTGCAGAGGCACTTATAAAGGGATAGTGCGAGACTTCAGCAATTATGCTTTTCTCTACTTACCctgagtcagatgaactcattgATACCATTATTGCCTCTGCgcgcagtttgaaggaagttacTACCTAGCGTTGGCGCAATGACTGGAACTCTATGGGAACAGCTAGCATGCTATCTCTTCCTGTAGAAATGCTTGTTAGAGatggctcgcaaaactaccttCAACTTCCTTCCAATTGCACGCATAGACAAATGGTATCTGGGCTTAATTGCCAAAAAACACATACTATCCATTTTAAGATCAATGACAAGTTACAATGTGTAGGCTATTTGTAGCAAGCAGAATGAGCAGTGGTGCGAATGAGAGCCACGATCACACAGGCACCACTTGCTCCTCATCTCCCTGCAGTGTCTCTCATCACTTTTATATCtttgatattgatatatatatatcactcattcatatatctttatgtacatattctttatccctttatacttgtgtgtgtggtgtataaggtagtagttttggaattgttagttagattactcgttggttattactgcattggcggagctagaagcacaagcatttcgttactctcgcattaacatctgctaaccatgtgtatgtgacaaaaatacaatttgatttgatttattgtcaacataattacatttttatacattttggAGTAGAATGTCTGACCTCTGTCATTCTACCCCAAAAAATATCCTGGGGGTTATGCCCCGGACACATTTTTCAGCGGGGGTTAAAGCGACCATATATTGGAGTTCTTTTTCATTTGAAAGTAGAGGGCCTTATGTTACCAGAACCGTATTGCGATTAAGAATCGATTCATGTTTAGATGGCGTAGTTGGCTGCCAGAACCAGTTTACCTCTGAACATTACATATAAGGAAGGGTCTTGGATGTTAATGGAGTAGGCTAGCCTTCACTCCTTAACAGTATATCTTGGACTAATGTTTCACCAAACTTGTCTTGAGGACAAACATCCGTGACCGTTCAGCCACAAGACTTGAAATGCCTTCCAGATGTTGGCATTCCAATATGATTTTTAGCCAGATTAGTATAACTCTACATAAACGACTGGTCCCTTATTTGACTGAGTAACTGGTATGATCTGTCACCAAAGGGAATAATTTCCAGTATTAAGTGCCACCCCCTTCCCAACACATTACCCAGATCTATCATTGTTGAGATTCAACGTCAGTGGGGGTACAATTTAAAAGCTCTTGTTTGTCGTTTTAGAATGGGCTGAAAGGTTTTTGGAATTGTGTCAGTTGGACACTGCTTTCTGGACTCTGACGAATCTATCTTGATCCATCCATGGCCATTGTCCAGTTGCACTCCATGACTGGGGATGGTTGTGTGGCCTCAGAAAGAAGTTCAGCTTGGCAGCAGTCAGTCTCCAGGGCCTGTTGGGGGTGGGGTTGAGTGGTTTTGGGCGGACAGGGATGTGCGGTCCGAGGGGATAAGGCAGCTGGAGTTGGGCCTGGGCCATCTAGATGTCTTCCCTGAACAATGCTGCTCAGTCTTAAGCCCTAAGTTCATTCAGTTCCTAAAGACTCTCAAGAGATGCGCTTTCTCAAACTATGTCATAGTATGTAGTAAGTGCTTTCTATCAGGATACTTGAGCTGTTCAAAAATGTGTTAATCTGTATTTTATAGGACAAATCGAGAGGTGACACCAAACCCTGTGAACCACTGATTAGGTGTCTGAAAATACTCCATGAAGCACTGAATGGTAAACAAAAAATAAGCTATTTATATTCACAACCTCAGCGAAGTTCAATCTTCTGCATAGACTAGTGTCAGATGTAATGCACTCCATTCCAGTTGAAGGTCATCATGCAGAATTATGATTATGGTGTCTGCCATTTGTTGTATGGTCACTTCACTCAAATTATAACTTTTTATGAAACATTTCCCAAACCGTTTTCTGTTCCAGTGTCGTCTTTGAGCGCCATGGTATCACGGTTGGAGATAATGGCCAAACAGAGAGGGTAATATGATAATTTTGTAATCTGTTTTCATTCGGTAATACAATGCCTAGACTTTGTGTCCCTCTACTGGATAATCCAGGGACCTCTACCCATTTTGAATGCTCCAAATCAGTGCAGCATCTTTTTGAGTTTCCTGATGTTTGGATCGAAAGATTCTTAGGCCTGTACAGTATGGAATTAATTTGATGCTATACACTAAATAACCTCCATCGCACTCTTGGTGTTTTGCAATGGCATTTCTCATTATTGAGCCTTGACCTCTGTTTTGTACAGGATGGGGTCCCACCTGAGCCCCACTGAGACAACCTGTTACCTCACAGCTGACATGTTCTACCTAGAGGTCCTACTGCTGcctgggggagaggtggaggatgtgAAGTTGGCCCAACATGGAGAAGCCCCTGTGGTATTAGACTGATTGTTTCATTCCTATATAGGAAAACATTTTGTAATGTTTCAAATTACTCATGTCACTCAAGCCAATGTTTTTTGTGTGTTACAGTCAAGCGAGTCACTTCTTCAACTGCTAAAGTAAGATGTAATACATATGGTCTGACTAATACAATTTGTCAACTGAGGTCACCTGACATTTATTTTACCAAGTTCTAACAAACTATACATTGTTGGCACTTCAGATTACCCCCATCTGTTTATTACTGCACAGGTCAAAGAAGTTTGAAGAATTCTCAGTGAAACTGAAAGGCCTTTCCTCCCTGTACAACATCCCTGGAGACAAGTACTGCCTTTTTACCACTAGTTTATATTCAATGTCATTGGTTAAGCGGCATGATAACGGGACAGTCTAATATATTTTAGTGAGACCAAGATCAAGGTCTACACAGCCCTTCAGTTCTTGGGGAAAGATCTACAGAAGATATCCCATTTGCCAAGGTTAGTGAAATGTAATAAGAATGGCCGAAGTTGAATAGAGGGAATTGTGACTCCTGCATTTTCCTGTGAGAATGAAATAACCTAGAGGTTGTCTTGAATGAAATCCTATATCATTGTGTTGAAATATTCACGTTTTTTTCTCCTTTCAGAGCATTAAGGGAGTGCAATCTTCAAGTGGACATGATTCTCAATGGCAGGATTGGCTATCTTACGGCAGGGAGCGAAGGCAGGTTACTAATAAAGGGAGCAAGACCATTAGCCAGAAAGCCCCTAGTCGTTTCTTTAGCTGTTCGATCACCCTCAATGACTAACAGAAATATGCTTTTTTTGTGTGTGCCTGTCCTATTCAGGTATACCAATGACTATCCAATACTACATCAGCCCTTCTGACATTCTGTTGGAGATGTTCGATTCAGGTATGTTTTGGAACAGTCGCAACTGCATTTGAATGCTGTTtcttaaaatatatataattaagtACTGTTGTGTTCTGCTATGGGGTTGCAGAAAGGGGCAGTGTTGGCCAGTTGGCCTTGGTGACAGTGGGGCCAACTGACTCTACACACAAGCTCCAGATGGCATCTGTCATCCCACAACCACCTCAGCTTGACGCCCAGGGGTAACTATCTCAATGTCATTATATTACTATTTTCAAATGATTCATTGATATCTGAGGTTTTCTAAGTGCAGACATGGAATTCCCCATATTAGGATGAAATCTCACATGAAGACAGCTACGCTAATAAAGAGCTTGAgtttgtgttttttgttgttgcagtctACCCTTGTTCAGTCCTCTCTGTGAGGTGCTCTCTGAAATTATGCCAGCCTGCTTCCAGCTCAAACTGCAGCCACCCCTACCAATGCTCTCGTCCTTTGTTGAGAAGCTCAGCCAAATTACAGGTTTGTATGCTTTGATACTCCTTTTTAGCAAGATTCAATTGTGCTTCTAGTCTTATCTGTGAATAAGTGTGTCTTCTTGCACTGTAATTCACATTGGGATGATTGATACCAGACACATTTCAATTGAACGCATCGTTGTACAACCTCCTTTCTTGTGATCAAACTGCTACTGTTTCCTAGATGTTGCCATAACTGATGCTGATGCTGACCTGCAGTGGGCACCTTTTCCCCAGTTGATGATGACCTTATTAGGGGAGAATGGTGGCAACAAAACATGGAATGGCCAAGATGCCCACTTTCTAGTggtttgtgtgtatatatgctTAAACCAAAACAGATTTTGAATGCTTACAGATTTATAATTTTGCTCTACAACGTATATCATACTGGCACTACCGGTATGTCATTGACAGCTGTGCACAgtaagacctacaccactttcTTCTACTCAGCATTCCATCAAAGGTAATCCTTTTGACACACCGGTCTTCTCCATCCAGCCCCTCCCAGGTAAAGAGATACACAGCTATGTGCTGCCGGGGGCTGCATGGGAAGAAGCTGCTCTGAGGGGGACGCTGATGAGTACCATTCCCTTTACCCACCCTGCCCATGTCCCTGCCCTACTGGAGCTCCTCCGCCACCAGTGTGCAATTAACACTCTACTGGCCAGCTGCATTACCTCTCTCAGGCCTAGCCCAGGTAAGTGAGCAAATGAGCATACATCAGGGTTTGAATCCTACAATCCCCAAATGTCACAGAATACTATTTAGTTATTACATGGATGGTATCTAATGTGTCATAAGGGTGCAACCATTCATCAGATTACTTATGTCAAACTGTTCATACGAGTGAACATTGTTGACTTGGCTATAACCAAACCCCCTTTTCTAGGTCCAGTGTGTGACCTATACTGCGAAGTCCTCCCTGAGTCAGGTTCCAGCCTCTCTGTGACCTTTCACCTATCTGACAGTGACTCTCTATCTGTTTGTGAGTATTTGttatctctactctgcaggggTCAGTTTAGCAGAATCACAATATAGTATGTTACACTCCATGTTCTCTACTCAGGGTTTAGTGTGGTGTATTGTTGTCTTGCAGTGCTGGTGAATGTGGCAGACTCCCGGAAGCTCACCTGCAGTCTGTTTGCAGTGGGGTCAGAGTCAGAATCCATGGATGAATATGTCTCCAGAGTCCTAAAGAGGTTTAGGGTGTATTCTCCCACTAGATCCATAAtttctcagtcatactgcttaaTTTTGTCTCTAGGCAGAGACCACATTCTTACACTGAGTATTTACTTCATGAGTTGTTGATAACATGTCTTCGATATTCATCGTCTTGCTCTTCTGATTTAGATGTATGTCTATTCCTGTGACCATGCGTGCCTTGAATCGGCGGCTGTCCAAGAGGACCTGTGGAGAACCTCTACCTGCATGCTCCACCACCATATCCACTGCAGATGTCAGCCCTGCTTCTCCTCTCCCCATGTCCTGTGAGGCTGACGGCAGTCTCTCTTCTGGCTCTGGCCTGGAGTCCATTGGCATCCCTACTACCTCCTCTGCCGTGTTCTCCCGGGATGCAATGGGGCTGGATACCACCGCAACGGCGGCAGAGTCTGCCTTCTGTATGTCTGTTGCTGAAGTCAATACAAACCCTACTGCCAACCCTTACCCCTGTGCCTCggtgtgtgtgtattcacatTGGATGCACAACAACCATCTCCCAGAACTTATCTAGTCAGTTTAATGCGTGACCCTCAAAGGGGTTCAAATGTTTACGTGATATTTTTATTGAATGGTTCTAAAAAATAAAGTCTTTTGACCTATTAGTTGTTTGAGGTAGCCTTCACATCAGCATAATAGGCTTTTAAACTATAATTACTTTATATTAAAGTAATTGTACTGCTTATAACTGTCCCTGCCAAAAACATATTTTAGAAAATAAGCAAGCCCTTAGCACTGTTTTACTTTGTTAGTGGGCTTCAGACGTCAGCGTGTTAAACTTCACGTATTACTCTAATTTATGACATGTAAACCTTAGACCGTAGCATGCACTGTGCATGCATTTGTAATTGCTTTAAACCACAATATGAATAGTGTGTATTTCTAAAAACTCCTCTCTCTATCGTTGTGTGCGGCGGTATCAATTCTCAGACCAGAGGACCGGTTAGTTACAACTGTTTTTATGGTATTGGCTGCAGTTtcctttttatttgttttatttacctCTCACGCTCGCCTGCATGTGTGTCAGTAAAACTCTTAAATGAAGGATGTAGAACACATTCTTGGTGTGCATTCCAGTGTGGCAGCAATGGTTTGCTGTAAAAGGTTTGGGGGCTTGGCTTTTGATCCCTTCAGAGACAGACAAAAATCAAGTAGATTAAAAAAGAAATTAGCAAATGGCAACAGTTTATCTTCCTGTGGTCCGACACAAAACATTAGACAAACAATTTAGTAACTTAGACATTACAGACTTGAATGCATATATTACTATACACACAAACTGACTAGAATGTtcattaggtacaccaccccgttcatGAAAATAGATCACGCCTACAGATGAGCGCACTCCTCAGATGAGTTCCACTCCTATCAGGTAAAAACAAGAAGCAGCTCCAGTGAGCGAGCactatcgtgcatacatttattttgtcccaacaccttactgctacacctggatatcagcggagccttgtctggcagtgaaacagttttCATTATGACTATTTCTTCAGCacctttgaaatgtacagcgacagaattcagaacatgggctgttcttacagtattctaccTGTATACCAAGTCAGATTCATAGGATAAATAaggggggcatataagcagacaattcaagctcttacaatatttgatgatgacatttctctaaaacaggctatatgCTACaggtgcaccaccaagtcagaacagtaggctaagttataaGGGGaaaggcacatgggctactaacagcttactacacaacatacagttagtattagctacagtatacatatctcccttgcATGTTAAATCATTTAAgaagcagcatacaagacatttttgaactcaccttgttgtgctgtgctcactttaACAGGCTTCATGAGCAAATTTCTGTCATcgaactttgtcatcaaagtctcgCATTCTCTGGATGTATGGTGCtctcaaaacaactgggaaataacaaggttgaatcatgatgacgttaGGGATCTTCAGATcgaagctctagaaagaggcaTGAGTTCCTGACTTccaattctgagttggatgaccgttcgaAACAGTTTTACCCGGTCTgagctcttttttttttttttgagtccCCAGTTGTTTTCGATTCTGAGCACGGCAGacgtcatgctggattgacagcatggcccactTTGAATGtctatccttttaagcttggaaaagagatccttagacctagacttggacaacacacccactccactgaatagcaggttaGTGATTGCAATGCTtacagttagccactgattccttccaaaccactcattgatGAATATGCGATTTCCaaattgttgtgtaatgtttgttGCGTAttggcggcaggtagactagtggttagagttgtaactgaaaggttgcaagatcgaatccccgagctgacaaggtaaaaagctaccgttctgcacctgaacaaggcagttaacctactgttcctaggccatcattgaaaataagaatttgttcttaactggcttgcctagttaaataaaggtaaaatatatacactgctcaaaaaaaataaagggaacacttagacaacaatgtaactccaagtcaatcacacttctgtgaaatcaaacttaGGAAGCAATACTGattgtccacttaggaagcaacactgattgacaataaatttcacatgctgttgtgcaaatggaatagacaacaggtggaaattataggcatttagcaagacacccccaataaagcagtgttcctatgcttcctggttgttttggtcacttttgaatgctggcggtgctttcactctagtggtagcatgagatggagtctaaaACCCCCACAactggctcaggtagtgcagctcatccaggatggcacatcaatgcgagatgttgcaagaaggtttgctgtgtctgtcagcgtagtgtccagagcatggaggcgctaccaggagacaggccagtacatcaggagacgtggaggaggccgtaggagggcaacaacccagcagcaggaccactccctccacctttgtgcaaggaggagcactgccagagccctgcaaaatgacctccagcaggccacaaatgtgcatgtctgctcaaatggtcagaaacagactccatgagggtggtatgagggcccgacgtccacaggtgggggttgtgcttacagcccaacaccgtgcaggacgtttggcatttgccagagaacaccaagattggcaaattcgccactggcgccctgtgctcttcacagatgacagcaggttcacactgagcatatgtgacagacgtgacagtctggagacgcagtggagaacgttctgctgcctgcaacatcctccagcatgaccggtttggcggtgggtcagtcatggtgtaggGTGGCATTCctcatgtgctcgccagaggtagcctgactgccattatgtaccgagatgagatcctcagaccccttgtgagaccatatgctggtgtggttggccctgggttcctcctaatgcaagacaatgctcgaccttatgtggctggagtgtgtcagcagttcctacaagaggaaggcattgatgctatggactggcccgcccgttccccagacctgaatccaattgagaacatCTGGGACATCATTATCTTGCTCCATCCatcaacgccacgttgcaccacagactgtccaggagttggcggatgctttagtccaggtctgggaggacatccctcaggagaccatccgccacctcatcaggagcatgcccaggcattgtagggaggtaatacaggcacgtggaggccacacacactactgagcctcattttgacagGTTTtattaaggacattacatcaaagttggatcaggctgtagtgtggttttccactttaattttgagtgtgactccaaatccagacctccatgggttgatacatttgatttccattgatcatttttgtgtgattttgttgtcagcacattcaattatgtaagaaaaaagtatttaataagaatatttcattcattcagatctaggatgtgttattttagtgtttatttttttgagcagtgtatatatgttTATGTTCAATGGCCCATGAGCACCGATGCGTTTTATCCATTATTTCTCTTCACATGACAAGGagtgaaaaggatttgccagtagattgtcgacttgattcatgatgatgactactagcttgctagctaagattttgaaagtgtaatgttgacatgatcagtccaatcaaagctaagGTAATGAATGACCTTGAggcttcttggatgggcacttctaatgtaactattgcagcacccaaggggcttgaattttcaagcTCTACCTGTAAATTTTGCGGCGATATAGTGTCcctatgagtgacagaacactgagccaatcacggcgcaactagataACTTTTACCACCCCTTTACGCTCCGTATTTTCCCGCTGGCTGCTTCACCACCACTGCAAGcactgagctgggctgaaacCATGTTCAGGTTTTATTCTAATGCAGGcgtcataaccagccatacaattacgcaatatatgtcacaacagctGTACAAATGTGGGTCATGACAgggttatgaccatattataacaggttatgtcAGGTGTTAAGACATATTATGGcatggttatgaccgtgtcatAACGTGTAATGACGCTGGGtatcaagtaaagtgttaccaattATTTTCCTTATTTCTTTTAAATTATGTCTTGGGAACAATAGAACAGACACACACTTCAGTATTTCCATGATAAGTGTATAAACATGGATTGTGCAATTCAGCAAACCTTTGCCcatggtcagtacaacacaaagGCCACAGGGTTTGATACGTATAGGAAGTTCAATGAACGTTTTGGATGATAGAAATATCATAGATATTTATATATCATTGATATTTCCTATTCCTGTTTAAACTTATTAACAATGGAACGTTTCCAATAATAGATTTTTATCACTTGTTATCTGCTCAGGAAAGTCATTCCCATTAAATACTGACACTTGAATAGTGTCCATGTCCACGTCTAGTAAAagagcctggtcatgggagtttCATGCGGGAAATTGGTGGTAGTACTACTAGAGTAGTGAATTGTCACAAACGTAGACAGAGGTCGTGCCTGAATAGCCATTCTAGCATACTACATACTTAAACTGCATACTAATTTCAGGGTTTGATCGACTAAAATTCACTAATCTTTTCCGTCTCAcgtgtttgacaacagctgataataACATAAATTGACCGTCTGTACAAAAATGAACGAATGGCGGGAATCAACGCAATTGCCCATTTAGATAACGCATTCAGAGTACTATTTTCGAAATGTCACATActataaatgtttattttttgcaAACTATTTAGAAGCTAGTATGAGTATTCAAACACAACCAGttatagatatgtacatatatagCACGTCCTTCAAATCACATAGTGCATGTCCAAAAGCTAATATGTGTTCATCATAGCCTAGCATGCTGTGCAATGCCAATGTTGTATAATTTGCTTCATGTAAAATTTTGCCTAGGTTATTGTATACTGAAGGGGTCCCCTCTGGTTTATTTCATCATCTCCCTTTAAATAAGGTGCACTGTCTCTTTAAATCTAGACTAGCGGAGTGCGTTTTCCCTTCATTGCCAAAAGTTATTGGGTATGGTTCTGGACGCCTCCATGACTGCACGCAACCCGCAACAGCTGGTTGCATTTAGGGGGTTTCATTTAAAACGTATATTTGATATTATTCTGATGCTGGATTTATTCGAACAATGCAGACCCAAAGTTATGGAGTTAAACAAACTATGTTGATAGAGAAATTACGCTTCCCGTACCGTCTGGGAAACTCTAGTCTGGATTGGTTTGCGTAAAAATCGAAACGTCTTCTATCCCCGTTATTCTGTCAACATCTGGATTAACCATTCGATGACAAATATTATTTTAGAATTTCCTTAGTTCTGTGTGATCATTTCCTTTTTCAAATATCATAGTGTGTGGATGCTTATCCTGGATTTGTGCTTTTTTGGATACCAATGAGTTCTGCATGTAGATTATGCATTCTTTAGGATGGGTGCGAACAATGGGAAACAGTATGGAAGTGAGGGTGAGTATTTGGAATGCCCAAACTTTGAAGGAAACATTCGCCAGGTTAACCAACTACTGAGAACGAACTTATCTTTTATGAATTCAACATTGATGGGGTTGTATTAGAATATAATGGAATCTTCTGTGCTGTTCCACAACTGAATTAATTAGTCTAATTTCAGAAGGCCTTTATCCATCCTTGCTTATTTAATAGCAAATATTTTGTTGGATACAAAAATAGAGCTTTCCTGTACCAAAAAGGCATGTCAGGGTGTTTACTCTTAAAGTGAAGTAGGCTATAACCAGTTATATGGCAGACATATTTTATGCACATGATCATTCCATCTAGTCTATAGCCCAATAGGCCTTCTGTACCAGGTGAGGGGACTTTACTGTATGGGAAGTAAACATCAGACCTCATTGCATAATAATGACAACCTATATCACGGGACATAAAAAAGATGAGATAGAATGATTGTTAATTGTGATAATAGCCTATGTTGTCTTGCAAATTTACAAGATACCAATTTCGTGGAAGGACCTacgggctcctgagtggcacagtgg
This window of the Oncorhynchus keta strain PuntledgeMale-10-30-2019 chromosome 4, Oket_V2, whole genome shotgun sequence genome carries:
- the zgc:111976 gene encoding mediator of RNA polymerase II transcription subunit 1 isoform X2, translating into MTATSCERSSRASVYLNLNFFYWLSVVVDLQMIEISTDKSRGDTKPCEPLIRCLKILHEALNVSSLSAMVSRLEIMAKQRGMGSHLSPTETTCYLTADMFYLEVLLLPGGEVEDVKLAQHGEAPVSSESLLQLLKSKKFEEFSVKLKGLSSLYNIPGDNETKIKVYTALQFLGKDLQKISHLPRALRECNLQVDMILNGRIGYLTAGSEGIPMTIQYYISPSDILLEMFDSERGSVGQLALVTVGPTDSTHKLQMASVIPQPPQLDAQGLPLFSPLCEVLSEIMPACFQLKLQPPLPMLSSFVEKLSQITDVAITDADADLQWAPFPQLMMTLLGENGGNKTWNGQDAHFLVPLPGKEIHSYVLPGAAWEEAALRGTLMSTIPFTHPAHVPALLELLRHQCAINTLLASCITSLRPSPGPVCDLYCEVLPESGSSLSVTFHLSDSDSLSVLLVNVADSRKLTCSLFAVGSESESMDEYVSRVLKRCMSIPVTMRALNRRLSKRTCGEPLPACSTTISTADVSPASPLPMSCEADGSLSSGSGLESIGIPTTSSAVFSRDAMGLDTTATAAESAFCMSVAEVNTNPTANPYPCASVCVYSHWMHNNHLPELI
- the zgc:111976 gene encoding mediator of RNA polymerase II transcription subunit 1 isoform X3, producing the protein MAVVGSKSFISDLHSKYAEKTWNETFKLVRRCMDKSRGDTKPCEPLIRCLKILHEALNVSSLSAMVSRLEIMAKQRGMGSHLSPTETTCYLTADMFYLEVLLLPGGEVEDVKLAQHGEAPVSSESLLQLLKSKKFEEFSVKLKGLSSLYNIPGDNETKIKVYTALQFLGKDLQKISHLPRALRECNLQVDMILNGRIGYLTAGSEGIPMTIQYYISPSDILLEMFDSERGSVGQLALVTVGPTDSTHKLQMASVIPQPPQLDAQGLPLFSPLCEVLSEIMPACFQLKLQPPLPMLSSFVEKLSQITDVAITDADADLQWAPFPQLMMTLLGENGGNKTWNGQDAHFLVPLPGKEIHSYVLPGAAWEEAALRGTLMSTIPFTHPAHVPALLELLRHQCAINTLLASCITSLRPSPGPVCDLYCEVLPESGSSLSVTFHLSDSDSLSVLLVNVADSRKLTCSLFAVGSESESMDEYVSRVLKRCMSIPVTMRALNRRLSKRTCGEPLPACSTTISTADVSPASPLPMSCEADGSLSSGSGLESIGIPTTSSAVFSRDAMGLDTTATAAESAFCMSVAEVNTNPTANPYPCASVCVYSHWMHNNHLPELI
- the zgc:111976 gene encoding mediator of RNA polymerase II transcription subunit 1 isoform X1; this encodes MSLQEGYHMREDIFPVTHSVEIACNDNKLSPMMLLHTVPDRDGPSTSKLIPFQSTDLCDKSRGDTKPCEPLIRCLKILHEALNVSSLSAMVSRLEIMAKQRGMGSHLSPTETTCYLTADMFYLEVLLLPGGEVEDVKLAQHGEAPVSSESLLQLLKSKKFEEFSVKLKGLSSLYNIPGDNETKIKVYTALQFLGKDLQKISHLPRALRECNLQVDMILNGRIGYLTAGSEGIPMTIQYYISPSDILLEMFDSERGSVGQLALVTVGPTDSTHKLQMASVIPQPPQLDAQGLPLFSPLCEVLSEIMPACFQLKLQPPLPMLSSFVEKLSQITDVAITDADADLQWAPFPQLMMTLLGENGGNKTWNGQDAHFLVPLPGKEIHSYVLPGAAWEEAALRGTLMSTIPFTHPAHVPALLELLRHQCAINTLLASCITSLRPSPGPVCDLYCEVLPESGSSLSVTFHLSDSDSLSVLLVNVADSRKLTCSLFAVGSESESMDEYVSRVLKRCMSIPVTMRALNRRLSKRTCGEPLPACSTTISTADVSPASPLPMSCEADGSLSSGSGLESIGIPTTSSAVFSRDAMGLDTTATAAESAFCMSVAEVNTNPTANPYPCASVCVYSHWMHNNHLPELI